Proteins from one Caulobacter sp. 73W genomic window:
- a CDS encoding efflux transporter outer membrane subunit, with the protein MSRPLLILLAAASTAACTMEPRYVRPDAPVPTQWPTGGPYVTAAATAAPAAANPVIVDPRLQRLAAQALENNRNLRVALANIEVSRAQYRIQRAALLPELTASGRYTASRRSIANVSGTGATGAERDNESYSVQVAVNAFEIDLFGRVRSSTRADLNRYLATEAGARATRLTLVGDIAEAWLNHAADSSLLKIAQDTAANAQRNVELTRARLEGGVAPRTDLRQAETVMATAQADVARLRSVVAQDVNALQLLSGAPVDPALLAGSIDEVANAIALPAAGLSSAVLLNRPDVIQAEYSLRAANAEIGAARAALFPTVSITGAAGYASEALSSLISNRAFNSSYGPAVTWPFFRGGAGLAALDASQAQKAAAVATYERAIQAAFRETADALARNGTIEDQAAAVRLRLDAAADTYRLAEARYRGGVDPFLASLDAQRTLYSARQTQVAIQLETAINRIDLYRALGGGDPLDMAPLPPFEP; encoded by the coding sequence ATGAGCCGCCCTCTCCTGATCCTCCTGGCCGCGGCCTCCACCGCCGCCTGCACCATGGAGCCGCGCTACGTGCGGCCGGACGCGCCGGTTCCGACCCAGTGGCCGACAGGTGGTCCGTATGTGACCGCCGCGGCGACCGCCGCGCCGGCCGCGGCCAATCCGGTGATCGTCGATCCGCGCCTGCAGCGCCTCGCCGCCCAGGCGCTGGAGAACAACCGCAACCTGCGCGTCGCCCTGGCCAATATCGAGGTCAGCCGCGCCCAGTACCGCATCCAGCGCGCCGCTCTCTTGCCGGAGCTCACCGCGTCTGGCCGCTACACCGCGTCTCGACGCTCGATCGCCAATGTCAGCGGCACGGGCGCTACCGGCGCCGAGCGCGACAATGAGAGCTATTCGGTCCAGGTCGCGGTGAACGCCTTCGAGATCGATCTCTTCGGCCGCGTCCGCTCTTCCACCCGCGCCGACCTCAACCGGTATCTGGCCACCGAGGCCGGCGCCCGCGCCACGCGCCTGACCCTGGTGGGCGACATCGCCGAGGCCTGGCTGAACCACGCGGCCGACAGCAGCCTCCTGAAGATCGCGCAGGACACCGCCGCCAACGCCCAGCGCAACGTCGAGCTGACCCGCGCCCGTCTCGAAGGCGGCGTCGCTCCGCGCACCGATCTTCGCCAGGCCGAGACGGTCATGGCCACCGCTCAAGCCGACGTCGCCCGTCTGCGCTCGGTCGTCGCCCAGGACGTAAACGCCCTTCAGCTTTTGAGCGGCGCTCCGGTCGACCCCGCCCTGCTGGCCGGGTCGATCGATGAGGTCGCCAACGCGATCGCCCTGCCGGCCGCCGGCCTCAGCTCGGCGGTTCTGCTGAACCGGCCGGATGTCATCCAGGCCGAGTACAGCCTGCGCGCCGCCAACGCCGAGATCGGCGCGGCCCGCGCGGCGCTTTTCCCGACCGTCTCGATCACCGGCGCGGCGGGCTACGCCAGCGAGGCGCTCTCGTCGCTGATCAGCAACCGGGCGTTCAACTCGTCCTATGGCCCAGCCGTGACCTGGCCGTTCTTCCGCGGCGGCGCGGGTCTGGCCGCCCTCGATGCGAGCCAGGCCCAGAAGGCCGCGGCGGTAGCCACCTACGAGCGGGCGATCCAGGCCGCCTTCCGCGAGACGGCCGACGCTCTGGCCCGCAACGGCACGATCGAAGATCAGGCCGCCGCCGTTCGCCTGCGTCTGGACGCCGCCGCCGACACCTATCGCCTGGCCGAAGCGCGCTATCGCGGCGGGGTTGATCCCTTCCTCGCCAGCCTCGACGCCCAGCGCACGCTCTACAGCGCCCGCCAGACGCAGGTCGCGATCCAGCTGGAGACGGCGATCAACCGCATCGATCTCTATCGGGCGCTGGGCGGCGGCGACCCGCTGGACATGGCGCCCCTGCCCCCTTTCGAGCCTTAG
- a CDS encoding dicarboxylate/amino acid:cation symporter, whose product MSTRLLAGLIAGILTGAALARLDTPVAATVLAVGASVGQIWLDALTMTVVPLVFGLLVTGIASAGASGAQGAIAARAAVWFAVLLVGACALSALTAWLFMTAWPLGPGASGLIGQVTAPMPAPSAGDAPWYRGLIPANPVKAAAEMAMAPLVIFGLIFGLAADRIEASLRDLLVRFFQAVVASMLVIVRWVLLIGPLGVFGLALSVGASFGAGVAGALVSYVATVCMACLAVSLAAYVVLPLATRTSPMRLVRAALPVQALALGTQSSLACLPAMVNAVPQLGAGPGAGVVLPLAVSIFRMSSAAANIAVAVWLAHLHGVAIAPGMVAIGVLIAAPVSLAAVGLPAQVNFFATIAPVCLAMGVPIQVLPILLAVETLPDIMRTLGNVTWHMAVTRLAGGEARQTP is encoded by the coding sequence ATGTCCACCCGCCTGCTGGCTGGCCTGATCGCCGGGATCCTCACCGGCGCCGCGCTTGCGCGCCTGGACACACCCGTCGCGGCGACCGTCCTGGCCGTCGGCGCGAGCGTCGGCCAGATCTGGCTGGACGCCCTGACCATGACGGTCGTGCCCCTGGTCTTCGGGCTGCTGGTGACCGGCATCGCGTCCGCCGGCGCGAGCGGCGCACAAGGCGCCATCGCGGCTCGCGCGGCGGTCTGGTTCGCTGTGCTGCTGGTCGGCGCCTGCGCGCTCTCGGCGCTGACGGCCTGGCTCTTCATGACCGCATGGCCGCTTGGACCAGGGGCCAGCGGCCTGATCGGCCAGGTGACCGCGCCCATGCCCGCGCCGTCAGCCGGCGACGCGCCCTGGTATCGGGGGCTCATCCCAGCAAACCCCGTGAAGGCCGCGGCCGAAATGGCCATGGCTCCACTGGTGATCTTCGGGCTGATTTTTGGGCTGGCCGCCGATCGTATCGAGGCCTCGCTGCGCGACCTGCTCGTGCGCTTCTTCCAGGCCGTGGTCGCAAGCATGCTCGTCATTGTCCGCTGGGTGCTGCTCATCGGGCCGTTGGGGGTCTTCGGCCTGGCGCTGTCGGTAGGAGCGAGTTTCGGCGCCGGGGTGGCTGGCGCGCTTGTCAGCTATGTGGCCACCGTATGCATGGCCTGCCTGGCGGTGAGCCTGGCAGCCTATGTGGTGCTGCCGCTGGCGACCCGCACCTCGCCCATGCGCCTTGTGCGCGCCGCCCTGCCGGTTCAGGCCCTGGCGCTGGGCACCCAGTCGTCGCTCGCCTGTCTGCCTGCCATGGTCAACGCCGTTCCTCAGCTGGGCGCGGGACCAGGAGCCGGTGTCGTCCTACCCTTGGCGGTCTCGATCTTCAGGATGTCGAGCGCGGCGGCCAATATCGCCGTGGCGGTCTGGCTCGCCCATCTGCATGGGGTCGCGATCGCCCCGGGGATGGTCGCTATCGGCGTGTTGATCGCCGCGCCCGTCAGCTTGGCGGCTGTCGGCTTGCCGGCGCAGGTCAACTTCTTCGCCACCATCGCGCCTGTGTGCCTGGCGATGGGCGTTCCGATCCAGGTTCTGCCAATCCTCCTGGCGGTAGAGACGCTCCCGGACATCATGCGCACCCTGGGCAATGTCACCTGGCACATGGCCGTGA